Within the Thermostichus lividus PCC 6715 genome, the region ACGGTGCCAGACAACTGCCGATCGATGGCTAACAGATGACACAGCTTGCCGGGGCCAGCCGCACTGCGCGCGGGTAAGGTGGGGGTGATCATCTCAAGGGCGCGAATCAGTACCGCACTGGCCACCTGGGGGCGATCGCTCACAATATTGAGGCAGTGATGAATCCCGTAGATTTGGTAAACGTAGATCGTACCCGCGGCAGCAAACATGGGGGCATTGCGAGGGGTTTGGCGATGATAGCCATGGCAAGCGGGATCTCCCGCCATATAGGCTTCTGTTTCTACAATGCGCCCACGGTACATCTGGCCATTGGGGTGCCGCCGTACTAACAGGCAACCAATGAGATCAGGGGCTACCTCTGGGGCTGGCCGGGCAAACCACTCCGGATCAAGGGCGATCGCCACCTTTGGAAACTCCCGTTTACAAACAACGCTCCTCCACAAGTAACTCCGCCAGCA harbors:
- a CDS encoding DNA-3-methyladenine glycosylase, producing the protein MAIALDPEWFARPAPEVAPDLIGCLLVRRHPNGQMYRGRIVETEAYMAGDPACHGYHRQTPRNAPMFAAAGTIYVYQIYGIHHCLNIVSDRPQVASAVLIRALEMITPTLPARSAAGPGKLCHLLAIDRQLSGTVLGEATGLWIEPPPQAVVGTVVQTRRIGISQGQEIPWRWYLQGNAAVSRYS